A single genomic interval of Osmerus eperlanus chromosome 14, fOsmEpe2.1, whole genome shotgun sequence harbors:
- the LOC134034377 gene encoding T-cell ecto-ADP-ribosyltransferase 2-like isoform X1, which translates to MLMDICRCVSSFFYPGAASTVTPGDKMIFTLLILLHVCILTVDSMVISPLSEGSGIQKRDVYTLDMAPNTVDDMYNGCTEDMHKVVNNYLKEELNRKKFKNIWNGDECNTWATEKLKNDKGLTLDHFKALFVYTSKKADNNHFFYDFMKEVRAKGPEYPSGFSYNALHFFLSDAIRILKEKQPGCVITYRRTKDTYNVKVNDEIRFGFFASSSLDRGLAKYGAQDCFQINTCYGANLKSNEVYDQGEVLIPPYEVFKVTAVELENKNVLKCEKMYILEKTSKPVSNFNCKAVIKQ; encoded by the exons ATGTTGATGGATATCTGTCGTTGTGTCTCCAGCTTCTTCTACCCTGGTGCAGCTTCAACCGTCACACCTGGAGACAAGATGATCTTTACCCTGCTGATCCTCCTCCATGTCTGCATCCTGACTGTGGACTCTATGGTG ATCTCTCCACTCTCTGAAGGGTCCGGCATCCAAAAGCGAGATGTCTACACTTTAGACATGGCCCCTAACACTGTAGATGACATGTACAACGGCTGCACCGAAGACATGCATAAAGTAGTAAATAATTATTTAAAAGAAGAATTAAAcagaaaaaaattcaaaaacatCTGGAACGGGGATGAGTGTAACACCTGGGCCACAGAAAAGTTGAAGAATGACAAGGGTCTCACATTAGATCATTTCAAGGCTTTATTTGTTTACACATCAAAAAAAGCTGATAATAATCATTTTTTTTATGATTTCATGAAGGAAGTAAGAGCGAAGGGGCCAGAATACCCAAGTGGCTTTAGTTACAACGCTTTGCACTTCTTTTTGTCTGATGCGATCCGTATCCTCAAAGAGAAACAACCAGGCTGCGTCATCACATACCGAAGAACAAAGGACACTTATAACGTTAAAGTTAATGATGAAATTCGTTTTGGATTCTTCGCTTCCAGTTCTCTCGATAGGGGTCTGGCTAAATATGGAGCGCAGGACTGCTTTCAGATCAACACATGCTACGGCGCTAACCTCAAGAGTAATGAAGTTTATGATCAGGGAGAGGTGTTGATTCCACCTTATGAGGTGTTCAAGGTAACTGCAGTTGAACTTGAAAATAAAAACGTTTTAAAGTGTGAAAAAATGTACATACTGGAAAAAACATCGAAACCTGTAAGCAATTTTAACTGTAAAGCAGTTATCAAGCAGTAA
- the LOC134034377 gene encoding T-cell ecto-ADP-ribosyltransferase 2-like isoform X2, giving the protein MIFTLLILLHVCILTVDSMVISPLSEGSGIQKRDVYTLDMAPNTVDDMYNGCTEDMHKVVNNYLKEELNRKKFKNIWNGDECNTWATEKLKNDKGLTLDHFKALFVYTSKKADNNHFFYDFMKEVRAKGPEYPSGFSYNALHFFLSDAIRILKEKQPGCVITYRRTKDTYNVKVNDEIRFGFFASSSLDRGLAKYGAQDCFQINTCYGANLKSNEVYDQGEVLIPPYEVFKVTAVELENKNVLKCEKMYILEKTSKPVSNFNCKAVIKQ; this is encoded by the exons ATGATCTTTACCCTGCTGATCCTCCTCCATGTCTGCATCCTGACTGTGGACTCTATGGTG ATCTCTCCACTCTCTGAAGGGTCCGGCATCCAAAAGCGAGATGTCTACACTTTAGACATGGCCCCTAACACTGTAGATGACATGTACAACGGCTGCACCGAAGACATGCATAAAGTAGTAAATAATTATTTAAAAGAAGAATTAAAcagaaaaaaattcaaaaacatCTGGAACGGGGATGAGTGTAACACCTGGGCCACAGAAAAGTTGAAGAATGACAAGGGTCTCACATTAGATCATTTCAAGGCTTTATTTGTTTACACATCAAAAAAAGCTGATAATAATCATTTTTTTTATGATTTCATGAAGGAAGTAAGAGCGAAGGGGCCAGAATACCCAAGTGGCTTTAGTTACAACGCTTTGCACTTCTTTTTGTCTGATGCGATCCGTATCCTCAAAGAGAAACAACCAGGCTGCGTCATCACATACCGAAGAACAAAGGACACTTATAACGTTAAAGTTAATGATGAAATTCGTTTTGGATTCTTCGCTTCCAGTTCTCTCGATAGGGGTCTGGCTAAATATGGAGCGCAGGACTGCTTTCAGATCAACACATGCTACGGCGCTAACCTCAAGAGTAATGAAGTTTATGATCAGGGAGAGGTGTTGATTCCACCTTATGAGGTGTTCAAGGTAACTGCAGTTGAACTTGAAAATAAAAACGTTTTAAAGTGTGAAAAAATGTACATACTGGAAAAAACATCGAAACCTGTAAGCAATTTTAACTGTAAAGCAGTTATCAAGCAGTAA
- the LOC134034352 gene encoding C-type lectin domain family 4 member M-like isoform X5 — MGKKEENLYANVKGVSRKQGQRSPDNVSERRTYKAAAVCLGLLCALLLAGVIGVGLSHLTRVTVVERDQHQSKYDNLTRERDQLQAKSDNLTRERNKLQMKYDSLIKERDHLQKLICCPDGWKKLNCSCYYVSTEMKTWSDSRQDCRDREADLVVINSPEEQVFLNNLTKTVWIGLTDTVTEGTFIWVDGTPLTTEYWYGSQPDNYLHQPGSVDEDCAEIYYSPSQVPPPKTWNDNRCYSNNFWVCERGI, encoded by the exons AtggggaagaaggaggagaacttGTATGCCAATGTCAAGGGTGTGTCGCGCAAGCAGGGTCAACGCAGCCCAGACAACG TTTCAGAGAGGAGAACCTATAaagctgcagcagtgtgtctggggctgctgTGTGCTCTCCTGCTGGCTGGGGTCATAGGAGTGGGACTCTCCC ATCTAACCAGAGTGActgtggtggagagagaccagcaccAAAGTAAGTATGATaacctgaccagagagagagaccaactcCAGGCCAAGAGTGATaacctgaccagagagagaaacaagctcCAGATGAAGTATGACAGCCTGATCAAAGAGAGAGACCATCTCCAGA AACTAATTTGCTGTCCTGATGGTTGGAAGAAGTTGAACTGCAGCTGTTACTACGTCTCCACTGAGATGAAAACCTGGTCTGACAGCAGACAGGACTGTAGAGACCGAGAAGCAGACCTGGTGGTCATAAACAGCCCAGAGGAacag GTATTCCTGAATAATCTCACCAAGACAGTGTGGATCGGTCTGACTGACACAGTAACAGAAGGGACTTTTATCTGGGTGGACGGAACTCCACTGACCACAGA GTACTGGTACGGCTCTCAGCCTGATAATTACCTTCACCAACCAGGCAGTGTTGATGAGGACTGTGCTGAGATATACTACTCACCTTCTCAAGTTCCTCCTCCTAAAACATGGAATGATAACAGATGTTATTCTAATAATTTCTGGGTCTGTGAGAGAGGGATCTAA
- the LOC134034352 gene encoding C-type lectin domain family 4 member M-like isoform X7 — translation MAVSERRTYKAAAVCLGLLCALLLAGVIGVGLSHLTRVTVVERDQHQSKYDNLTRERDQLQAKSDNLTRERNKLQMKYDSLIKERDHLQKLICCPDGWKKLNCSCYYVSTEMKTWSDSRQDCRDREADLVVINSPEEQVFLNNLTKTVWIGLTDTVTEGTFIWVDGTPLTTEYWYGSQPDNYLHQPGSVDEDCAEIYYSPSQVPPPKTWNDNRCYSNNFWVCERGI, via the exons atggcaG TTTCAGAGAGGAGAACCTATAaagctgcagcagtgtgtctggggctgctgTGTGCTCTCCTGCTGGCTGGGGTCATAGGAGTGGGACTCTCCC ATCTAACCAGAGTGActgtggtggagagagaccagcaccAAAGTAAGTATGATaacctgaccagagagagagaccaactcCAGGCCAAGAGTGATaacctgaccagagagagaaacaagctcCAGATGAAGTATGACAGCCTGATCAAAGAGAGAGACCATCTCCAGA AACTAATTTGCTGTCCTGATGGTTGGAAGAAGTTGAACTGCAGCTGTTACTACGTCTCCACTGAGATGAAAACCTGGTCTGACAGCAGACAGGACTGTAGAGACCGAGAAGCAGACCTGGTGGTCATAAACAGCCCAGAGGAacag GTATTCCTGAATAATCTCACCAAGACAGTGTGGATCGGTCTGACTGACACAGTAACAGAAGGGACTTTTATCTGGGTGGACGGAACTCCACTGACCACAGA GTACTGGTACGGCTCTCAGCCTGATAATTACCTTCACCAACCAGGCAGTGTTGATGAGGACTGTGCTGAGATATACTACTCACCTTCTCAAGTTCCTCCTCCTAAAACATGGAATGATAACAGATGTTATTCTAATAATTTCTGGGTCTGTGAGAGAGGGATCTAA
- the LOC134034352 gene encoding CD209 antigen-like protein E isoform X4, translating into MLSQSVCAHWLLWVSAQNSKLFLSHCRISSHKYQTCRVRYTCRQHEHAFFLNTVSTVSERRTYKAAAVCLGLLCALLLAGVIGVGLSHLTRVTVVERDQHQSKYDNLTRERDQLQAKSDNLTRERNKLQMKYDSLIKERDHLQKLICCPDGWKKLNCSCYYVSTEMKTWSDSRQDCRDREADLVVINSPEEQVFLNNLTKTVWIGLTDTVTEGTFIWVDGTPLTTEYWYGSQPDNYLHQPGSVDEDCAEIYYSPSQVPPPKTWNDNRCYSNNFWVCERGI; encoded by the exons ATGCTTTCTCAGTCAGTTTGCGCTCATTGGCTATTGTGGGTCTCTGCTCAAAATTCCAAGCTGTTCCTTTCCCACTGTAGGATTTCAAGTCATAAATATCAAACATGTAGGGTTAGATATACATGCAGGCAACACGAGCatgctttttttttaaacactgtgTCCACAGTTTCAGAGAGGAGAACCTATAaagctgcagcagtgtgtctggggctgctgTGTGCTCTCCTGCTGGCTGGGGTCATAGGAGTGGGACTCTCCC ATCTAACCAGAGTGActgtggtggagagagaccagcaccAAAGTAAGTATGATaacctgaccagagagagagaccaactcCAGGCCAAGAGTGATaacctgaccagagagagaaacaagctcCAGATGAAGTATGACAGCCTGATCAAAGAGAGAGACCATCTCCAGA AACTAATTTGCTGTCCTGATGGTTGGAAGAAGTTGAACTGCAGCTGTTACTACGTCTCCACTGAGATGAAAACCTGGTCTGACAGCAGACAGGACTGTAGAGACCGAGAAGCAGACCTGGTGGTCATAAACAGCCCAGAGGAacag GTATTCCTGAATAATCTCACCAAGACAGTGTGGATCGGTCTGACTGACACAGTAACAGAAGGGACTTTTATCTGGGTGGACGGAACTCCACTGACCACAGA GTACTGGTACGGCTCTCAGCCTGATAATTACCTTCACCAACCAGGCAGTGTTGATGAGGACTGTGCTGAGATATACTACTCACCTTCTCAAGTTCCTCCTCCTAAAACATGGAATGATAACAGATGTTATTCTAATAATTTCTGGGTCTGTGAGAGAGGGATCTAA